In Ruminococcaceae bacterium BL-6, a genomic segment contains:
- a CDS encoding YitT family protein, producing MQTERKDLLQSYFFSILGGLIGAASLNLFIIPLGLFSGNFIGIAQMIDALLREGMRLSIPGSFNLSGLILFLINIPLMVIAFREISRTFFFKSVLTVLFQSAAMLVIPIPSSPLIEDMLTSSIIGGLILGLGAGLTLRSGGSGGGTDILGVYLIKKFPHVSVGRISMVVSAFVFGYCLIRYDLNVVVYSIIFTAVSAITLDRAHYQNIKSSAIIFTRNPEVGNTILQELHRGATCWNGYGAYTHEPTYIFMTVVSKFETARIKKIVRDLDPHSFTVFIDHLDVSGNFLRKL from the coding sequence ATGCAGACCGAAAGGAAAGATCTTCTGCAAAGTTACTTTTTTTCCATTCTCGGCGGCCTGATCGGCGCCGCCAGCCTGAATCTGTTCATCATCCCGCTGGGGCTGTTCAGCGGAAATTTTATCGGCATCGCCCAGATGATCGATGCGCTTCTGAGGGAAGGGATGCGGCTGAGCATCCCGGGGAGCTTCAATTTATCGGGCCTGATCCTGTTTCTGATCAACATCCCGCTGATGGTGATCGCGTTCCGCGAAATCAGCCGCACCTTTTTCTTCAAGTCCGTGCTGACCGTATTGTTCCAGTCCGCCGCGATGCTCGTGATTCCGATCCCATCCTCCCCGCTGATCGAGGACATGCTCACATCCAGCATCATCGGGGGGCTGATTTTAGGCCTGGGCGCGGGGCTGACCCTGCGTTCCGGCGGCTCGGGCGGCGGCACCGACATCCTGGGGGTCTATCTGATCAAAAAATTCCCCCATGTGAGCGTCGGGCGCATCTCAATGGTCGTCAGCGCGTTCGTATTCGGCTACTGCCTGATCCGCTACGACCTGAACGTCGTCGTCTACTCGATCATCTTCACCGCCGTTTCCGCAATCACGCTGGACCGGGCCCATTACCAGAACATCAAATCCAGCGCGATCATCTTCACCAGAAACCCGGAGGTCGGCAACACGATCCTGCAGGAGCTGCACCGCGGGGCGACCTGCTGGAACGGCTACGGCGCGTATACGCACGAGCCGACCTATATTTTCATGACGGTCGTTTCCAAATTTGAAACCGCCCGGATCAAAAAGATCGTGCGCGACCTTGACCCGCACTCATTCACCGTCTTCATCGACCATCTGGATGTGAGCGGGAATTTCCTCCGGAAGCTGTGA